The proteins below come from a single Leucoraja erinacea ecotype New England unplaced genomic scaffold, Leri_hhj_1 Leri_112S, whole genome shotgun sequence genomic window:
- the LOC129715337 gene encoding histone H1-like: protein MGVANGLSLPCPPFAFIKRDPALSCHFRSGVHQIEVEMAEIAPIKADIAAAIPPDLISGPVTSAPPVALAATKKKAAYRPQKGAAAAVAEQILDAVAATKERQVAKLGAVKKTSAASCRTDKVGAWPNKSNKSAPSEDGTDTSAATLSERVKELRGAECEPGQGKVRNKRNTKKKAPARKMGPRTAAQRRAKKPAAKSPIKRKAAKKGSKRPASSAVGQQRRVVRKR from the coding sequence ATGGGCGTGGCCAACGGATTGTCTCTCCCCTGTCCGCCTTTCGCTTTTATAAAGCGTGATCCTGCATTGAGCTGCCACTTCCGCAGCGGTGTCCATCAGATAGAGGTGGAGATGGCGGAGATCGCACCCATCAAGGCGGATATTGCCGCCGCTATCCCTCCTGATCTCATCAGTGGTCCCGTAACATCGGCTCCTCCCGTCGCACTCGCTGCCACGAAGAAGAAGGCGGCCTATCGCCCGCAGAAAGGCGCAGCGGCCGCCGTGGCCGAGCAGATCCTGGATGCCGTGGCCGCCACCAAGGAGCGTCAGGTCGCCAAGCTGGGCGCTGTAAAGAAAACCTCGGCAGCCAGCTGCAGGACGGACAAGGTCGGCGCCTGGCCAAATAAGTCTAACAAGAGCGCTCCATCTGAGGACGGCACTGACACTTCCGCGGCCACTCTCTCGGAGCGGGTTAAGGAGCTGAGAGGGGCAGAGTGCGAACCGGGACAAGGCAAAGTTCGGAACAAAAGGAACACCAAGAAAAAAGCGCCTGCTAGGAAAATGGGCCCGAGGACCGCCGCCCAGAGAAGGGCTAAGAAACCGGCGGCCAAGAGTCCCATCAAGCGCAAGGCGGCCAAGAAAGGGTCCAAGAGACCTGCCTccagcgctgtggggcagcaacgaCGGGTAGTCAGAAAGAGGTAG
- the LOC129715342 gene encoding histone H4-like — MSAVIGLRQRMRHVIFTASRFLLFFTQVRASGIRTSEAPVYFSLVNQIFGIMTGRGKGGKGLGKGGAKRHRKVLRDNIQGITKPAIRRLARRGGVKRISGLIYEEVRGVLKVFLENVIRDSVTYTEHAKRKTVTAMDVVYALKRQGRTLYGFGG, encoded by the coding sequence ATGTCGGCAGTGATAGGCCTGCGTCAAAGGATGAGACACGTGATATTTACTGCCTCGCGTTTCTTGTTGTTCTTCACCCAGGTCCGCGCATCCGGTATAAGAACAAGTGAGGCACCCGTTTATTTTTCACTTGTTAACCAGATATTTGGCATCATGACCGGTAGAGGAAAAGGTGGGAAGGGGTTGGGCAAGGGTGGTGCGAAGCGACACCGTAAAGTTCTCCGTGACAACATCCAAGGCATCACCAAACCTGCTATACGTCGTTTAGCTCGCCGAGGTGGCGTCAAGCGCATTTCTGGCCTCATCTACGAGGAAGTGCGCGGCGTTTTGAAAGTTTTTCTTGAGAATGTAATCCGGGATTCGGTAACCTACACGGAACATGCGAAACGCAAGACAGTGACAGCCATGGACGTGGTGTATGCACTGAAACGCCAGGGACGTACATTGTATGGTTTCGGGGGCTAA
- the LOC129715340 gene encoding histone H1.1-like yields MTDIVRAKRIQGKNKPPKMPKRASVSKLILQAVAATKERRGLSLVSVKKMLSGNGYDVAKNNSRINHAVRTLVNNGSLVNVSGTGASGSFKVNKEQKDEVQQVARKELVSGAAVSKQPRGKRATKRPAPAKKPKKKWTYRRTMKDGARGKMAKDGRKLNSAPGRKAARKGAKGKRQRAKPKKQTRPPKARKPLAETSDSVKENPAGSEQQEST; encoded by the coding sequence ATGACTGACATTGTACGCGCCAAACGTATTCAGGGGAAAAACAAGCCCCCGAAGATGCCTAAAAGAGCCTCCGTGTCCAAGTTAATCTTACAGGCGGTGGCGGCAACGAAGGAGCGTCGCGGGCTCTCGCTGGTCAGTGTAAAGAAGATGCTGTCGGGCAACGGCTACGATGTGGCAAAGAACAACTCTCGAATCAACCATGCGGTCAGGACCCTGGTGAACAATGGCTCGTTAGTGAATGTATCGGGCACGGGAGCCTCCGGCTCCTTCAAAGTTAACAAGGAGCAGAAAGACGAGGTACAACAGGTGGCGAGAAAAGAGCTTGTATCTGGCGCCGCGGTCAGCAAACAACCGAGGGGCAAACGTGCGACCAAGAGACCCGCCCCCGCCAAGAAACCCAAAAAGAAATGGACGTATCGGCGGACGATGAAGGACGGCGCGCGCGGGAAAATGGCGAAAGACGGTAGAAAACTGAATAGTGCCCCGGGAAGAAAAGCAGCCAGGAAAGGCGCGAAGGGAAAGCGCCAACGGGCAAAGCCAAAGAAGCAGACCAGACCGCCGAAAGCACGAAAACCTTTGGCTGAGACATCGGACTCCGTGAAAGAAAACCCAGCTGGTTCGGAGCAGCAAGAGAGCACCTGA